The Stigmatella aurantiaca genome segment GCAGCTCGCCGGTGCTGGTGGTGCGCGTGTTCGACCAGATGATGGGCCTGCCCATGCTGGCGGTGGAGGCCACGCAGCTCACGCGCATGAGCACCCTGCGCCTGAGCAAGCGGCGCGCCCAGCTCGAATACCAGGGACAGCTCATCCCCGTGGTGGACCTGGGCGCCCGGCTGGGCCTGCGCGCCGCCTCCCCGCCGTCCGAGGGGCAGCCGCTCATGGTCATCCAGAACGGCGGCAAGCGCGTGGCGCTCGCGGTGGACTCGGTGGTGGGTGACAGAGACCTGGTCATCCGGCCGCTGCCCGCGGAGGTGCGGGATGTGCCCGCCTACCAGGGCGCGGCCACGCTGAGCCGCGGCGAGCTGATGCTCATCCTGCGCCCCAACTGGCTGGTGCTGGAGCCCGCCACCCTGTCCGCCGTGGCCCCGCAGAGCCGCCGGGCCCTGGTGGTGGACGACTCGCTCACCGCGCGCGCCCTGCACCGGGCCATGCTGGAGGCCGGTGGGTTCACCGTGCACCTGGCCTCCAGTGGCGCCCGGGCCCTGGAGCGGGTGCTGACGGATGCCTACGATGTCATCATCTGCGACCTGGAGATGGAAGAGATGGATGGCGAGGAGTTCATCCGCCGCATGCGGCAGCGCCCCGAGACGCGCAACCTGCCCATCATCCTCGTCTCCACCCACGAGGCGGCCCGGGACCGGGGCCGCCTGGCGGGAGCGGATGGATTTCTGAGCAAGCGCGACTGTGCCTCGGGCCGGTTGCTGGCCGAGGTTCTCGACGTGATGAGCCGCCGCGGAGGACGCCCATGAAGCGCCCCATTCGAGTGCTGGTGGTGGATGACTCGCCCACCATGGTCAATACGATGGCCACGCTGCTGACCATGGACTCGCGCATCGAAGTGATTGGGCGCGCGGGCGATGGCAACCGGGCCGTGTCGCTGGCCCGGCTGTTGCGGCCGGATGTCATCACCATGGACCTGCTGCTGCCGGGGCTGGATGGGCCCGGGGCCATCGCCGCCATCATGACGGACGCGCCGGCGCGCATCCTGGTGGTGAGCGCCGTGGCGGACCGCGGGGCGGACCTGGCCTTCCAGGCCATCCGGGCCGGGGCGCTGGAGCTCATCGCCAAGCCCAACGTGACGTCGGGCGAGGAGCTGCGGAGATGGGGCCGGGAGCTCGTCAACTCCGTGTGCCTCATGGCGGAGGTGCCCGTGGTGTCCCGCCGCGCGCGCAAGGATGTGCCGCTGCCGCCGCCCTCCACGGGGGCGCGGGTGGACATCTTCGGGCTGGCGGCCTCCACCGGGGGACCGCCGGCGCTGGCCGAAATTCTTTCGCGCCTGCCCAAGGAGCTGCCCGTGCCGGTGGTGGTGGCCCAGCACATCACCGAGGGCTTCACCCCGGGCATGGTGCGCTGGCTCAGCCAGGTCACCACCCTGGGGGTGGCCATCGCCCACGAGGGCGAGCGGCTGGAGCCGGGCAAGGTCTACTTCGCGCTCGACGGGCATGACCTCACCCTGGAGGGCGGCGTGGCCCGGCTCAGCCGGACGCGCGGGGGGCCGTGCCCCTCGGGGGACCTGCTGCTCTCGTCGCTGGCCCGCGTGTACGGCAGCCGGGCAGGCGGCATGGTGCTCACGGGCATGGGAGAGGATGGCGCGCGTGGGCTGTTGGACATCTACCAGGTGGGTGGGGTGACCTGCGCCCAGGACGAGGCCACCTCCGTGGTCTTCGGCATGCCCAAGGCGGCGTTGGATCTCGGGGCCACCACCCAGGCGCTCGCGCTCTCCGCCATGCCGGACTTCATCCGGCAGTGCTGTACGCGTCCATTCGACCGGCCGCGGGGGGGATTTGGAGAGGCGGTATGAGCCGGTTGCTGCTTAACGTGAACGTGCCCGCGGTGTTTCCGTGAAATTGCCCAATCGGTTCCGTCTCTCGCTTGGCCTGTCCGTCAAGTTCATCCTGGTCACCGGGGCGATCAGCGCCATCGTGGCGGTCATTCTCACCACGGTGGCCACGCGCAGGCTGCACCAGAGCCTCGTGGTGGCGCACGCGAGCGAGGGGGCCGCGCTCGCCCTGGGGCTCACCCGGGCCGCCGAGCAGGAGGCCCGGAGCGCCGGGGAGAGCGTCTCCCTGCAGAACCTGATCGAGTCGTTCCAGGTGCAGCAGGGGGTGAGCTACATCTACGTGTCGGACTCCACGGGCCGCGTCCTCGCGCACACCTTCCGGGGCATGCCCCCCGCGGAGCTGATCGCCAGCACGCGCGTGGAGCCCATCGTGCTGGAGCAGGAGCCCGAGCAGCGGCGCATCCAGGAGGTGGAGCTCGGCACGGGCAAGGCGCGGCTGCACGCGCTCGACATCGCCGTGCCCCTGGTGGACAACCGGGGCGTGGTGCACGTGGGCGTGCAGCGCGATTCCCTGGGGAAGAAGGCCGCGCAGCTGTCCCAGGAGATGCTCCTCCTGGCGCTGGTGCTCGTGGCGGGCAGCGTGGTGGTGGCCGCGGTGTTCGTGCGCACCATCGTGCGGCCCCTGAGGAACCTGACCGATGTGGCCGCCCACATCGTCGAGTCCGGAGACCTGACGCGCTCCATCCAGGTGACGAGCGGGGATGAGGTGGGCCGGCTCGCCAAGAGCTTCTCCCAGGTGGTGGAGAAGCTGCGCGAGGTGACCATCAACCTCCAGCAGGCCGCCGAGGCGCTCAAGCAGTCCACCGACCACCTCAACGCCTCGTCCAACGAGCAGGCGCAGACCGTCTCGCGCCAGGCCGCCGCGCTCCAGGAGACGCAGGTGACGGCGCACGAAATCCGCCAGACGAGCCTCCTGGCCTCGCAGAAGGCCGCCTCGGTGCTGGCGGTGGCCGAGCGCGCCGACGAGCTGGCCCGCTCGGGCGAGGCCGCCATCGAGATGACGATGGCGGGCCTGAACGACATCCGCAACCAGGTGGGCAAGATTGCCCAGAAGATCATCGAGCTGGGCGAGCGCACGCAGCAGATCGGCGGCATTACCCAGACGGTGAAGGACCTGGCGGACCAGTCGAACATGCTGGCGCTGAATGCCGCCATCGAGGCGGTGCGCAGCGGCGAGCACGGCAAGGGCTTCGGCGTGGTGGCCCGCGAGATCCGGGCCCTGGCGGACCAGTCCATCCAGGCCACCAGCCGGGTGCGCGAGCTGCTCGATGACATCAGCACCTCGGTGAGCGACGCGGTGCGCATCACCGAGAGCGGCGCGGAGCGCATGGAGTCAGGGCTGACGCAGGTGCGCACCTCGGGCCAGAACCTGCGCGAGCTGTCCGGCATCGTCCAGGACAACGCCGCGGCCGTGCGGCAGATCGCCGCCGCGGTGAATCAGCAGAACGTGGGCATCAACCAGATTCACCAGGCCGTGAACGAGCTGTCGAAGATGATGGACGACACGGTGGCGCGCATCGGCTCCACGGGCGAGGCGGCCACCACGCTGCAAATCATTTCCGAGCAGCTCAGCAGCGCCGTGAAGAGTTACCGGGTAGAGTAGGCGTGGCTGTCCGGTCCCGTGGGTGTGTCCAGAGAGTGAGTGGAGGAAATCATGATGCCGCCCCTTGTCCTTGCCACGATGGAACGCCTGTCCGCCCAGAGGATGCAGGCCGCGTAGGGGGCCCCGGAAGGCCCGCCGCAGCGCGTGACTGCTCCCCGCTGGGTGCCCTGATTGCTCAGGTGCGCCTCTGGCACCGCTCTGCCCGGAATCCTTCCCATGCTTCTTGAGTCTCTCGGCTGGGGCCCCGAACTCGGCCTCGCACTGTCGCAGCTCACCTCCGCTTCTCCGCTGTCCCTCGTCCCTGGCCGCGTGGTGCGGCAAGCCCGGGGGCTCCTCTCCGTTCAAACCGCCGAGCGGCTCTACCTCGCGCGCACCGCGGGCCGGCTCCTGCACCAGGCCTCGGGCATCGAGGCGCTGCCCACCGTGGGGGACTGGGTCGCGTTGACCTTGCCCGCGGGGCAAGGGGAGGCGCTGCTCCAGGCGGTGCTCCCGCGCCGCAGCGTCCTCGTCCGGCGCGAGGCGGGCAGCGAGCACGAGGGGCAGCTCATCGCCGCCAACTTCGATGTGGTGTTCCTGGTGGCGGGGCTGGATGGGGACTTCAACCCGCGCCGCATCGAGCGGGCGCTCGCCGTGGCCTGGAAGAGCGGGGCCACGCCCGTGGTGCTGCTCAGCAAGGCGGATCTCCACGAGGACGCCGGCGCCCGTGTCGAGGAAGTCCGTGCCCTGGCGCCCGGCGTCTCCGTGCTCCCCCTGAGCGCGCAAACCGGCGCCGGGTTGGAGGAGGTGCGTGCGAGGCTTCCGCCTGGGAAGACGGGCGTCCTGCTCGGCTCCTCGGGCGTGGGCAAGTCCACCCTCGTCAACCGGCTCCTGGAAGAGGAGCGGCTGGCCACCCAGTCCGTCCGGGTGGAGGACAACAAGGGGCGGCACACCACCACCCACCGGGAGCTCTTCCTGCTGCCCCACGGGGGTCTGCTCATCGATGGGCCCGGTGTCCGCGAGCTCGGGCTGTGGGGCGAAGAGGAGGGCGTGCAGCAGGCCTTCGATGATGTCCTGGCGCTGGCGGCGGGGTGCCGCTTCTCGGACTGCCGTCACCAGCGGGAGCCCGGCTGCGCGGTGCGCGCCGAGGTGGAGGCGGGCCGGCTCTCCCAGGAACGGCTCGATAACTTCGAGAAGCTCCAGCGGGAGCAGGCCCACCGGGAGCGCCAGGTGAGCGGCCCCGCGCAGCGCGAGCACAAGCGCGCCCAGCGGAACCTCACCCAGGAAGCGTACCAACGCTCGCGGACCAAGAAGCGGTAGCCGCCTCCGGCAGGCTCACCCGCCGGTGCCAGGCTCCGGCTCGCCCGTGTTCTCGCCGTCCCAGTAGTCCACCTCGGCGGCCAGGGGGAGGTAGGCGTGCAGGAAGCGCGCGGCCTTGTCTCCCCCTGGCGCCGCGCCGCCGAACACGCCCACCTTCTTCGAGTCCGGGTACATGACGATGTCCGGGGCCTGCATGGTGGAGAAGGCCAGGTAGCGCAGGGGCTCGGGCCCCTCATTGAAGAGCTGGTGCGCGGTGCCGGGGCCCGCCGGGAGCGCGACGTAGTCCCCGGCCTTCAGCGGCAGCGTTTCCTCCCCCAGGCGCAGGGAGCCCTGGCCGGCGAGCACGTAGATCGCCTCCTCGTTGGCGAGGTGGTAGTGGCGCGGCCAGGACTGCTTGCCCGGGAGCAGCTCGATGAGGCTGCACCCGAGCTGCTGGCCCTTCGCGGCGGCGCCGAGCTGCTTGCGGCGAAGCGCGACGCGGCGGCCGTGGGTGATGTCCGTCCAGGGAAGCTCCGCTTCGTGGATGAGGTGAGGGGAGGGCATGAGGGCTCCAGGGGGCTCGCCCCGTCTCGACACCCCGGCGGATCGCGCCGACACTTCCTGTCGAGGAGGCTTCGTTCATCATGGTGAAGCGCAGAGGGGGGCGTTCTCAATCTCGATTCGACCATCGACATGAGGAGCTGGTGTCCGCAACGGAGGCGGCGGCGTTGCTGGGCATCAAGCGGACGACGCTCTACACGTACGTGAGCCGGGGGCTCGTGCGGTGCGTTCCGGAGAAGGGGACGAAGCAGAACCGCTATGTGCGCATGGACTTGGAGCGGCTGAAGGTCCGGCACGACGCGCGGGCGGGGCATGCGGCGGTGGCCTCGGGCGCGCTGCGCTGGGGCGAGCCCGTGATTGACTCCTCCGTGACGCGCATCGATGCGCGGGGCGTGGCCTACCGGGGCCACCCGGTGGTGGAGCTGGTGGCGCGCGGCGCCTCCTTCGAGGCGGTGGCGGAGCTGCTGTGGACAGGGCAACTGCCAGCGGCTCCCGTGCGGTGGCCCGCGCCGCCGTTGCCCTTTCCCGCCTCGGCGCTGAAGGGCCTGCTCCCCGCCGAGGCGCCTCCCGTGGTGGTGCTCTCCGCGGTGGTGCCCCTGTGGGGGGCCGCGGACCCCGTGCGTTTCGCCGCACCGTCCGAGCAGGAACGGCTTCGGGCCCGGAGGCTGCTCCGGCTGCTGGGCGCATGGGTGGGCGCGGTCCAGGGACCCCGCCGTGTGGCCGAGGCGCTGGCGCAGGACTCCCTGGCTGCGGGGCTGGTGCAGGCCTGGGGGGTGAAGGCCCGGGGCGCGGCCGGGCTGCTCGACCGGGCCCTGGTGCTCTGCGCGGACCACGAGCTGAACGTCTCGACCTTCGCCGCGCGGGTGGCGGCCTCCTCCGGGGCGGACCTGTACGCGTGTGTGAGCGCGGCGCTCGCGGCGTTGTCCGGGCCCCGGCACGGGGGCGCGTGCGATCGCATCGAGGCGCTGATGCAGGAGGTGGGGCGTCCCGGGCGCGCGGCCACGGTTGTCCACGAGCGGCTGCGGCGGGGCGAGTCCATCCCCGGCTTCGGGCACCGGCTCTATCCCGAGGGGGACCCGCGCACGCCGCCCCTGCTGGAGGCGGCCTGGGCGGTGCGCCCGGAGCGGGCAGCGGTCCGGGTGGCGCGCGCGGTGGCGGACGCCATGCGGGAAGAAGGGCACCCGCCGCCCACCGTGGACTTCGGACTGGTGGCGCTGGCGGCGGCCCTGGGCTTGCCCCGGGGGGCGGCCACGGCGCTGTTCGCGGTGGGGCGCGCCGCGGGCTGGATGGCCCACGTGCTGGAGCAGCGCGAGCAGGGTCACGTGCTGCGGCCCCGGGCCCGCTACGTGGAGGCCAAAAAAGAGGGGTGAAGGGGCATGAACCCCTTCACCCCGAATGACAACTCCCGGAGGCGGCTAGGCCTTGGCCGAGGGAAGCGGCACGGGCTTGAGCTTGAGCTCCTCCCCCTCGACGTCGAAGACGGCGGTGCCACCGTGCTTCAGCTCACCGAAGAGGATGGCCTCCGCCAGTGGCTTCTTCAGCCGGTTGTCCACGAGCCGCGCCATGGGGCGCGCGCCGAAGGCGGGATCGTACCCGTGCTCGGCCAGCCACGCCCGGGCCGCGGTGGTCAGCTCCAGCTTCACGTTCTTCTCCACCAGCATCTTCTGGAGGAGGCCCACTTCCTTGTCGACCACCTTGAGGATGATCTCGGAGGAGAGCCCACCGAACAGCAGCCACCCATCCAGCCGGTTGCGGAACTCCGGCGTGAAGGTGCGCTCGATGGCCTTCTTCGCGCGCTTCGGATCCGACGGGGCCTGCGTGTCCCCGAAGCCGATGGCCTGCACGTTCATCTCGCGCGCGCCCGCGTTGGTGGTGAGGATGAGGATGATGTTGCGGAAGTCCGCCTTGCGGCCGTTGTTGTCCGTCAACGTCGCGTGGTCCATCACCTGGAGCAGGATGTTGAAGAGGTCCGGGTGGGCCTTCTCGATTTCATCCAGCACCAGCACCGCGTAGGGGTGCTTGCGCACGGCGTCCGTGAGCAGACCGCCCTGGTCGAAGCCCACGTAGCCCGGGGGCGCGCCGATGAGCCGGCTCACGGTGTGCTTCTCCGAGTACTCGCTCATGTCGAAGCGCAGGAACTCCACGCCCAGCACGGCGGCCAGCTGCTTGGCCAGCTCCGTCTTGCCCACGCCCGTGGGGCCGGAGAACAGGAAGC includes the following:
- a CDS encoding cupin domain-containing protein yields the protein MPSPHLIHEAELPWTDITHGRRVALRRKQLGAAAKGQQLGCSLIELLPGKQSWPRHYHLANEEAIYVLAGQGSLRLGEETLPLKAGDYVALPAGPGTAHQLFNEGPEPLRYLAFSTMQAPDIVMYPDSKKVGVFGGAAPGGDKAARFLHAYLPLAAEVDYWDGENTGEPEPGTGG
- the rsgA gene encoding ribosome small subunit-dependent GTPase A; its protein translation is MLLESLGWGPELGLALSQLTSASPLSLVPGRVVRQARGLLSVQTAERLYLARTAGRLLHQASGIEALPTVGDWVALTLPAGQGEALLQAVLPRRSVLVRREAGSEHEGQLIAANFDVVFLVAGLDGDFNPRRIERALAVAWKSGATPVVLLSKADLHEDAGARVEEVRALAPGVSVLPLSAQTGAGLEEVRARLPPGKTGVLLGSSGVGKSTLVNRLLEEERLATQSVRVEDNKGRHTTTHRELFLLPHGGLLIDGPGVRELGLWGEEEGVQQAFDDVLALAAGCRFSDCRHQREPGCAVRAEVEAGRLSQERLDNFEKLQREQAHRERQVSGPAQREHKRAQRNLTQEAYQRSRTKKR
- a CDS encoding chemotaxis protein CheB, translated to MKRPIRVLVVDDSPTMVNTMATLLTMDSRIEVIGRAGDGNRAVSLARLLRPDVITMDLLLPGLDGPGAIAAIMTDAPARILVVSAVADRGADLAFQAIRAGALELIAKPNVTSGEELRRWGRELVNSVCLMAEVPVVSRRARKDVPLPPPSTGARVDIFGLAASTGGPPALAEILSRLPKELPVPVVVAQHITEGFTPGMVRWLSQVTTLGVAIAHEGERLEPGKVYFALDGHDLTLEGGVARLSRTRGGPCPSGDLLLSSLARVYGSRAGGMVLTGMGEDGARGLLDIYQVGGVTCAQDEATSVVFGMPKAALDLGATTQALALSAMPDFIRQCCTRPFDRPRGGFGEAV
- a CDS encoding methyl-accepting chemotaxis protein, coding for MKLPNRFRLSLGLSVKFILVTGAISAIVAVILTTVATRRLHQSLVVAHASEGAALALGLTRAAEQEARSAGESVSLQNLIESFQVQQGVSYIYVSDSTGRVLAHTFRGMPPAELIASTRVEPIVLEQEPEQRRIQEVELGTGKARLHALDIAVPLVDNRGVVHVGVQRDSLGKKAAQLSQEMLLLALVLVAGSVVVAAVFVRTIVRPLRNLTDVAAHIVESGDLTRSIQVTSGDEVGRLAKSFSQVVEKLREVTINLQQAAEALKQSTDHLNASSNEQAQTVSRQAAALQETQVTAHEIRQTSLLASQKAASVLAVAERADELARSGEAAIEMTMAGLNDIRNQVGKIAQKIIELGERTQQIGGITQTVKDLADQSNMLALNAAIEAVRSGEHGKGFGVVAREIRALADQSIQATSRVRELLDDISTSVSDAVRITESGAERMESGLTQVRTSGQNLRELSGIVQDNAAAVRQIAAAVNQQNVGINQIHQAVNELSKMMDDTVARIGSTGEAATTLQIISEQLSSAVKSYRVE
- a CDS encoding citrate synthase family protein; its protein translation is MVKRRGGRSQSRFDHRHEELVSATEAAALLGIKRTTLYTYVSRGLVRCVPEKGTKQNRYVRMDLERLKVRHDARAGHAAVASGALRWGEPVIDSSVTRIDARGVAYRGHPVVELVARGASFEAVAELLWTGQLPAAPVRWPAPPLPFPASALKGLLPAEAPPVVVLSAVVPLWGAADPVRFAAPSEQERLRARRLLRLLGAWVGAVQGPRRVAEALAQDSLAAGLVQAWGVKARGAAGLLDRALVLCADHELNVSTFAARVAASSGADLYACVSAALAALSGPRHGGACDRIEALMQEVGRPGRAATVVHERLRRGESIPGFGHRLYPEGDPRTPPLLEAAWAVRPERAAVRVARAVADAMREEGHPPPTVDFGLVALAAALGLPRGAATALFAVGRAAGWMAHVLEQREQGHVLRPRARYVEAKKEG